In Arachis hypogaea cultivar Tifrunner chromosome 2, arahy.Tifrunner.gnm2.J5K5, whole genome shotgun sequence, a genomic segment contains:
- the LOC112755742 gene encoding glutathione S-transferase PARB, giving the protein MATMKVHGNPFSMAAMRVTAVLYEKDLDFQFINIDMKNGEHKKEPFISLNPFGQVPAFEDGDLKLFESRAITKYIADAYAEKGTELIIKNDPKKMAIIGLWLEVEAHQYEQPAAKLARELHFMPLFFGIPSNPKVVEENEAKLSVVLGIYEKRLSESKYLAGESFTLADLHHLPTLHFLMMTPAKKLFEPLPRVSAWVADISARPAWLKVIAMLKN; this is encoded by the exons ATGGCAACAATGAAGGTTCATGGAAACCCTTTTTCAATGGCAGCCATGCGAGTCACTGCTGTCTTGTATGAAAAAGATCTTGATTTTCAGTTTATTAATATTGACATGAAGAACGGTGAACACAAAAAGGAACCCTTCATTTCCCTTAAT CCATTTGGTCAAGTTCCTGCATTTGAAGACGGAGACTTAAAGCTCTTTG AATCAAGGGCAATAACAAAATACATTGCAGATGCATATGCTGAAAAGGGTACTGAACTAATAATAAAGAATGATCCAAAGAAGATGGCAATAATTGGGTTATGGCTTGAAGTTGAAGCTCATCAATATGAACAACCAGCTGCAAAGCTTGCAAGAGAGCTTCATTTCATGCCACTTTTCTTTGGCATCCCATCAAATCCAAAAGTTGTTGAAGAGAATGAAGCTAAGCTTAGTGTTGTTCTTGGAATCTATGAGAAGAGGCTCTCTGAATCAAAGTACTTGGCTGGTGAATCTTTCACTTTGGCTGATCTTCATCACCTTCCAACCCTTCATTTCTTGATGATGACGCCGGCCAAGAAGTTGTTCGAGCCGCTGCCACGTGTCAGCGCTTGGGTGGCTGATATCTCAGCTAGGCCAGCTTGGTTAAAAGTCATTGCCATgctcaaaaattaa